The DNA window GAGATGTGACCATGATCAAGGGAATTTTATGCTTAATAATGCATTGACTGAGTCTTGAATGATGTTAAGCTAAGTTAACAATGAACTGAAAGAAGCAAGAAGTAAAATTTAAAAGGCAGAATGTTGGACAGATATTCATACTCAACTTTTCCAAACTGTTGCATCACATTTCAAtttcaaaacacatttcaataAATCTTTTTTGCGCAAACTTCACACAAGACATTTATTCTGAGGTCAATTTCCTGGATCCCAATAGACATGTTAAATATTCCACCTTCCAGTAATTCTTGCACAGCTGGGACAAAAATGTtataaaagcacatttaaaaatgaacattctAAAGATCAAACTATGATTATTTTTTTGCCTCTTGCCCTTGTCTTCTAAAACTAATTAAAGCTTACAGTTTGAATTTCAGTTAAACAGTCATGGAtagagaataaataaaaaagagtaGGAGTAGATTGTAGTAAGAGCTGAAATTAGAACTACCAAATATACTACTGATTATGTGTAATATTATGTATGTATCTGTTTCAACTAAAAAGAAtaagacattttaaaactggAAAAGCACTCAGAGAGCAGAGACCTTCTCCCTGCACTATAgtgtagtatagtatagtatagtatagtatagtatagtatagtatagtatagtatagtatagtatagtatagtatgtATACCTCACCAGAGGTAGGTATTAGGTCCACCTACTCACATGcttgaaaacacaaaaagctcCCGAGCAAGTCACAACTCAGTGCATTTAAGCATGTAGACGTGATCCAGACAACTTACAGAAGGTCAAACCCAGCATCAAAatggggaagaaaggggatttaagAGCTGTTGGTGCCTGATGGGCTATTATTTTAGAAACTTTTTACACGGACAACTAGGATTTGCTAGGTCAGGAAAAGAGAAGATATCAGTGAATAACAAATGCCTCGTTAATGTGAGAGGTCAAAGGAGAATGGGCCGGCTGGCTCGAGATGACAGAATGGTAACAGTAACTCAAATGACCACTGAGGAATGCAGAATACCAGCTCTAAACACACCGCACATCTAACTTTGAAGAAGATGGCCTACAGCAGCAAAAGACCAAACCGGTGCCACTCCTGTCTGATAAGAACAGGAAAGTCAGGTTACTATTGGCACAGGCTCACCAAAACTGGAAAGCTGCTACATTCAGATGGTATAGTAAGAATTTCacataaacaacacaaaagcatTGATCCATACTGCCTTGTATCAATGGTACTGGTGGTGTTATGTTTTGCGGGTATTTTCTTGACGCACTTTGGGCCTCTTGGTACCAACTAAGCATTATTTAAGCTGTATTGTTTTGCAACCACAGTTGTATCCTTCTTCCAACGGCTACTTACGAAGTATAATGCACCATGTCACAAAGCGCAAATCACATTTAACCGGTTAGTGGAACATTAAAATGAGGTCACTGTACAAAAGTGGCCACCACAGTTATCAATTCACAGTCCAGTAGAGCtcctttgggatgtggtggaagaGGAGATGCATATCATAGATGTGCAGCCCACAAATCTGCAGCAATGGTGTGATCCTATCATGTCAGTATGGACCAAAATCTCTAAAGAATGTATCCAACAACTTGTTGAAGTTAGGGTAAGTATTCTGAAGGCAAAAAGTGTTTGAACCTTTGACTAGCAAGGTGTACTTGTGTAGTGTACTGTCTATACTGACTGGCCAGTCAGTATATAGACAGTATTAATACAAGGTTGCATAACATTGTAATTGCTTTATGATCAACAGCACTTGGCCTTTGATCTTGAACTATGATCCTTGGAAGAAAGTCATCCCTAAACccggaacatcaccaaaattaAATGATCTGTTCCTATGGCTATTGTCATCATTTTCGAAAAGTTTCAATAAAACGTGTTCATATCTTTTGGAGTTATTTTGTTCACAAAGAGACAGATAGATTCCAGCTGCCACATAACCTCCAAGGCAGaggtaaaacattaaaaatacatACTAACAATAATCAGGAGCTTAGATCAGGGTTAATGAAGTTGTCTACACTGCACCAAACTACAGCCCATCCTGTATGTACATACTAATGTATTCACTTCTTATGGAAAACATGTTCATGGACCACACGGGACCACTCGTTGATGGAATTCACAGCGGTTCCTTCCAGTCTGTCGGcctttgtgttctgttttgaacaTTATCTCACTTTATTCATCTCTGTTTGTTACACTCCCAGATGCCGTTGGCTCGGCTGAGTGACAGTTTGCTGCCCTTACTGATTTCGGGTTCAGTATTCATGGCTTGCTCAACAGCATCAGCCAGGGGCCACTTGTCCTCggcttctgtctctctgtggtAGAAGTAGTTAAAGTTGGAAACAATGACAGGGACGGGCAAAGCAATGGTCAGCACTCCCGCGATGGCACAGAGTGTGCCCACCATTTTGCCCCCCAAGGTGATGGGACACATGTCCCCATAACCGACAGTAGTCATGGTTACAACAGCCCACCAGAAGCCGTCGGGTATGCTGACAAACTGCGTGTTTGGCTCGTCGACCTCTGCGAAGTAGATAGcgctggagaagaggatgactccaatgaagaggaagaaaatgagcAAACCGAGCTCGCGCATGCTGGCCTTCAGGGTCTGTCCCAGGATCTGCAGCCCCTTGGAATGACGTGAGAGTTTGAAAATACGGAACACTCTAACCAGGCGGATGATGCGAAGAATGGCCAAAGACATGTTCTGCCCAGAGCTTGCTTCTGGCATTGTGAGTATTTCTGTTACCACAGTAACAAAATAAGGTATGATGGATACGATGTCAATAATGTTCATGAGGTTGTGGAAGAAGTCTCTCTTGCTGGGACAGACCAAAAATCGAACACACAGCTCAAAAAAGAACCATGCAATGCAAGCCGTCTCCAGAATGAAGAAGGGATCAAAGATGGCCGGGGCTGTCGAAGAAGAATGGACTATGGATTGGTTGAATGGATGTATCATTATGGGCACGACTGAGTTTCGGTCGTCATGGAATTCCGGAAGAGTTTctatacagaaaataatgatGGATATGACAATAATCAAAACAGACACCAGTGCCACACCTCGGGCCGCATTGGAACTTTCCGGGTACTCAAAGAGGAGCCAGAATTGCCTGTAGACTTCATTTTCAGGTAAAGGAATTTTGACATCCTTGATAAATCCTTCGTCTTCTCTGAACTGCTCCATGGCGTCATTCCCAAGCTCATAGAAAACAATTTCATCTGCAAACACGTCGAGGGGAACGTTAGCAGGACGTCTGATTTTACCCCCTGACTGATAGTAATATAAGATCCCGTCAAAGCTGGGCCGGTTCCGATcaaaaaaatattcatttctCATTGGATCAAAGTAGTCCATCCTCTTTGAGGGATCGCCGAGCAGGGTCTCAGGAAACTGGTCCAAGGTTTTGAGCTGCGTCTCGAATCGAAGACCAGCGATGTTAATGATGACTTTCTGTTCTCCGTCGTCGAGCCCTCGCTTGTCTATAAAGAGGTCCTCGTAACACTCTTTGGCGAGCTGGTTGAAGATGGTCTCACTCTCTGTCATGCCTTCACTGTTCAGCAGTAGCTTCCAGTTAGAGATGATGCTGGTGCAGTCACTGCGGCCCCTCCGGCTTGGCGTTTGCACCTTTGTAGTTTGGGAGGGAACCCCGAGCATTTGTGAATGTGGTGCTGGTGAAGATGAGGTGGATCCCCACATAGAGGCATGGCTGTAGTGGAAGGGTGAGGCCTGTAGAAGGTAGCTGCTTCCCGGGCTGCTGTGTTCCTGGGACATGTCCACTGTGAGAGCTGTGGTCATGTTAGGATAACTCTCATTCTCCAGGCATTCGCTGAACTCATCCAGACTCTCAAAGTTCACCAAGGCTACATCCATGGCTGTTCCACAGCCAGTGCGAGGCCTTGAGACACTGGGATGAGGCTATCACATATAcagagggacagatggagggtGCAGCAACCAGGATGAACATAACCGGCTTTGGCAAATCAGGAATGTCCCTCTTTATTCTCTCTTTATCCTggtgaacaaaagaaaaatgacagaaaaaaggcATCAGTGCTTCTTAAAGTGATTTGTTTTGTGATCGTTTGTTCCAGATGAACAATATGGGGcatcagaaagctgctgcaaagACTTCGTATTTACTGACAGTGTGCACCTTCTGAACTTTCTTATACTTAATAAGACCAACAACCAAACCcctcaaaaaccaaaacaaacatatttaaaacTGAATCAAACAGCACATTCAAAATACTGTCGGTTAAAGGCGAGGGCAGCACAGGGAATCTGTGGCTAGCATGTAATTAACCTGTTGGTCAGCAATAGAAGGGCCAGATCAAGACACAGGCTCCAAGTCTTGATTGCGTATATAAATTGCAATATGTATATATCAAGTTCAGGCCATTGTACATAGTAACAATCGACCAGCAATTAATGAAAACTATTTCATAACACCACAGGAAGAGCACATCTGGACCAGGCTCTGTATTCTTCATTAGCTAAGCTCACAATCTGGGACAGCAGTTTCCCAGGAGAACACGTCACAAGAAAAGTCACATCAAGGAATAAACACTTTCCAATCAACAAACACTTTCCAAAACAATTTGGGATGCTGCTGTGAACAGTTATTGGGGTTATTGGAGTTGACTCAGTTGTGCTAAAGACaagagttttatttatttttgcttatAAACCAGTTTATTCTGGTATACATGGATTTGAAACCCTCAGTATAAATTTCCcccacaaataaacaaacacacaccttacCTTGTTTAGCATTTGGTCTGGATGATGGCTTTAGTTACAGTAAAATTCTAGGAAACGCTTCTCCCCACAAGTTCCACCACTGTTAGCTGTTGAGCAATGTCCTCAATTGGCATCAGAATGACTCATTTGTCACAGAGGACATGGAGTAACCCAATGCTGAACTAGAAACCAGACCTGGCCTATAAGGCCACATGCGCACATATACACAGGCAAACAGAGAAAGGTGGCAATGGCATTTATATTGTATAGCATGCACATGTGtgtaagtgagtgagtgagagagagagagagagagagagagagagagagcatgttgCGTTATCTCGCAATGATCTGGATGATGTGTTTAAAGACAATGCAATCAGatccccagctctctctctctcacacacacgcacacacacacacacgcacacacacaaacactaaccctaacccaattgTAACTTCAAACCTACAACTGGGACTTAACccttaaacagtcctttgaagttgtgcgGACCAGCCAAAGTGTCCTCAATTCCAAAAAATGCCCCCATTTTTCTTGTAGAATTAGCAATTTTGTACTCAATATGTAACAAGTGAAAGTGTACGCACAGGTGTTTTATTCATATCTGTTGTTTGACATCACAAGTATTGCAAGTTTATGTCGACGTGACCCTGAAGGTAACACAGGTAGACGTGTATCTCAAGCTTTCCCTTGAACTTTCATTGAACTCTATTTTTAGCTTCTACATTGTAATCCTAAAGAGTTCAAGATGGTTTCATTTCTGAATACACTCCGTGTTCTCATGCTGGTCATGCACGACAATTCTGAAAGGATGTGGTAACACCTACTGTGGAGCATCTTCCCAGTCTTGTCAACCTGTTTACCTTCATGACCCAATTTATATATCTTGTCAAATACATGTTCTTATACATTTGTAAATACATGGGTGTAAATGTGAAAGGTGCCATTATGGTGTCCCAGCCTTCTCATACGCATCATCTCAGTGCTGTTGTAGCTCAGTTTAGCAACAGTTAGATAGATAGAAATGTAGATACTGTAATTATGGGCCCATGTGCGTGGAAACATGAGCAGTTATGCTCAATAGCATGAGGCCAAATATTTCTGCACAGACTGTGTGACCTTGACTCATGTTAGGACGGCACAAAACAGAGGTGTCAGATGGGGCCCGGGCCAGGCCGCGGCAGTCCAACTATTCCTGTCAAGCTATTAATACTCTGGGGAGTCAATAGTGGGAGAAATCTGTAAGATAACATTCCTGATAACAAACACATAAACGGGTCAACActttgtatgtgtgtatgtggcaAAAGCTTTGAGATTATAAGGATATATGTAACAGAAATATGTTACCACATCGTGTGCCGTGCTGGCGTAGGTTTTAAACTTACCTCTGTGGCTTTGTCACATGTGTGAAAGCGCGAACAGATGTTCAGGCAGCTCTGTGGAGGCTTAGCTACAAGCTAATCCGTATTGGACAGCTTTGAATGCAATATCTGGGGCTGTTTTCACCTTGTCTCAACATGCATCTCAAGTGACAAGGCAAGGTGAGACCGCAGCAAACATGCTTAGACGCTTGAAGAGACAGTAAAAGACAGCCTCTGTGCGTCAGTGTTTCAGCACTGATGGCAACATTTGCCAAAACTCTCTCCCAACTTCATCACATGCACATTCCTGAGCTGCACATAAAACTCAACAGTTGACCACTGACTGGTTTACTGAAGATTAAATTGAGCTTGGACTAATTTTATGAACGTCACTCATCGTGTTTGGGAATGAGCACGACAGACGACCTTAGAACTGAAGACATCTGTGCTTAAATTGAGAGTCAATACAGGACAGTTGGCACTGTGATCCTCCATGATGTGGGGTGAGATTTCCGAATGTGCACGGGCAGTTTTTGACCTATCGAGTACATTAATACAGAGGAGGCGGCTTGGCATTGTGAACAGAGTGGATTCTTCTGTCAGATCAGCACAGTACCAGCAAGCTATCACATAAAGCAACACCCTTATTTTTATACTGTGCAGATGTtaatacacgcacacacacaattagtCATATTCACACGTTTCAGTTGCACAGATGgggttttaaaatgtatttttaattacCAAATATCGGAAGAGCAGCTTTGTAGGATATTAACCTCTCTTCCATCTTCTGCCCTCATAAATCACTGAATAATAACCGTCCATTTGATAATGAAGCTTGTAAAATGGAGCCAAACATATTTTGTCCAAAAAGATCTGTGAGTGTGCgtgttttgcatgtgtgtgtgtgagagaatgaGAGACAGAGCGTGTTGAATGTATAACATGTGTGAACATATTAATAActattattttgtatttttgataTTGCCTTTCTGTTTCCAAAATGCCATGGCATGTGTCTCGCACTGTCTTGATCTACTCACACAGGACTGGATTCTTGTACAAATCTTATGTATATATTGTTGAAACACTGTTTttacaaaatgtaaaatgaatttTCAAAACAGGAAATCTAACTTTAATCATCAAGCACTAGTTAGTGTTAATCGTTTAGTGTGTTGCAGATAACAGAGCATCTCTTTAAACAAAAGTAACTTTAGACTTATGGTGGGTAACGAGGATCctttaaagaaaatcaattcaCATTTTCTATTCGCAGCACTATCTGACTCCAGAGGTTCCAGATGTGAAGACATTTGTCAACcacactgaccctgaccacaATAAATACATGAAAGTGATGACCACCAGCTGAGGGTCtattgaaaacattaaaaaatcaaaatgtcagaGCAATGCATTGATGAAACGGCACTTGGGCGATTTCCACCATGATGGTTGGAGGCAGATTTGGGGTCTCTGTGCAGCCGCTCTGAGGTATTCTTAAATTAAGCTGCTGAGGGGAACATGATTGTGTCCGCAGGCTCCAGGCCAAGAACTTAACACAGCAGCTGGGAAAACATCTCCCTcttacacacccacacacccacacacccacacccacacacacacacacaaattagaGGATGAGCACAGGGCAGCCCAGATCGCTTAATGGCAAATCAAACACTTCCTGTATCTATTTCCTGAATTCAAACGTGTTTCCTGAACTGAGAAAACAGTAGATTTACTTTTATAACATTACTCAAATTTGATACATGGACTCCAGTCAATCTGCAATGCTGAGTCTTTCGAATTTTGCCTTAAATAACAACAGTTCTTTGAAAACCAAGTTTAAGTTAACTCGGGGTGCTGATCAGTTCCGAGATACCTATCAGGTTCTAAACCTTGCACAGACCCAGAGCACTTTTCAATAAGTGTCGCAGTGGCAAAAGTCACTGTCCCTCCAGAAGTCATTGGTCTTTACAGAGAACAGGTGTCATTATCTCTCCCCCCACGAGAAAAGGTCAGTCTGTCAAAGGTTAAATATTAGCCTTTCATGTGACCTCAAAAACTGATGTTCTCTCATTTATCCCAGTGTCTCCCACCCCAAGAATAAGTTCCACTCACTTACATGAATCATTTTTTGGTGCCTTTTTTTGTCCAAATACAGAAATAATGTCCATCtgggttctctctctctctcttctctctctctctctctctctctctctctctctctctctctctctctctctctctctctctctctctcaagcaAGAATTGTCTTCGCAAAACTGGTCAATTGTGAGCCTGGCTGAATTGTACCGTCTTTCAGTTTTGGGCACATTcggggtccccccccccccccccccccagcagtagTTTATTCTTTATCTGCACTTCCTCTGGCCTGCAGATTTGTGACATTACTTAAATGGCATTTGAATTCCCCCATAAGAACCCTCATTCTTTGTTTCTGACAGAGCCTTCAAAGCATCCACGACATGGcttaaggaaaaagaaaacctgcatctcacactcacatctgCCCTGTATAGCCTGGAGGAGTGGCAAACGGCCTACCTGCACTGCCGTCACAGTCCTATAAAGTTTCGGGCTCCGGTGGTTTAACTTTGCTGCTGTGTCCGTGCCGGAGTCATGGCGCGCAGTTGATGAACGGACCACAGAGGAGCGCGTCATGTTACCCCCGGCCTGACCGCACCGGCCGGCCAATCACCCTGGTGCCAGATGTGACAGTGATATACCCACGTGATTACACGATTACGATTAATTTGGCCAATTCCTCCCCGtttttttatttggggggggggtgtccttgtttttatttatttcttctaaCCAAACACGCGTCGCTGTGTctggacaggagagaggagaagagcaaaGAGGGGATTTAAGGGATTAAATCTGTCTTTTTCCTAAAGCTTACAGACTGCCTTACAGATATTTTACATTGTCCAAACGAGCTTTCCTTAAAAACCCACAGTTTTCCTCTTAATTAAGAGCTGCGTTTCTGACAATTGCTCGATGCACCTCAATTGGGAAATGTCACTTCGGATTGTTGAAAACTGCTGCGGTTGAGCTGCTTTTGAGGGATGCAGGCAATTTGGCATCGCGTTGAACGTTTATATCTGATTAGATGGCTCTTCTAAATAAGAAGCTGTATTTCACACGACCGGCCC is part of the Takifugu flavidus isolate HTHZ2018 chromosome 8, ASM371156v2, whole genome shotgun sequence genome and encodes:
- the kcna10a gene encoding potassium voltage-gated channel subfamily A member 10 is translated as MDVALVNFESLDEFSECLENESYPNMTTALTVDMSQEHSSPGSSYLLQASPFHYSHASMWGSTSSSPAPHSQMLGVPSQTTKVQTPSRRGRSDCTSIISNWKLLLNSEGMTESETIFNQLAKECYEDLFIDKRGLDDGEQKVIINIAGLRFETQLKTLDQFPETLLGDPSKRMDYFDPMRNEYFFDRNRPSFDGILYYYQSGGKIRRPANVPLDVFADEIVFYELGNDAMEQFREDEGFIKDVKIPLPENEVYRQFWLLFEYPESSNAARGVALVSVLIIVISIIIFCIETLPEFHDDRNSVVPIMIHPFNQSIVHSSSTAPAIFDPFFILETACIAWFFFELCVRFLVCPSKRDFFHNLMNIIDIVSIIPYFVTVVTEILTMPEASSGQNMSLAILRIIRLVRVFRIFKLSRHSKGLQILGQTLKASMRELGLLIFFLFIGVILFSSAIYFAEVDEPNTQFVSIPDGFWWAVVTMTTVGYGDMCPITLGGKMVGTLCAIAGVLTIALPVPVIVSNFNYFYHRETEAEDKWPLADAVEQAMNTEPEISKGSKLSLSRANGIWECNKQR